The following are encoded together in the Kingella negevensis genome:
- a CDS encoding sugar transporter, giving the protein MLHKKDATKVAYLRVLALAVAAFIFNTTEFIPIALLTDIGKGFNMPVEDVGIMMTVYAWVVSLMSLPFMLLTANMERRKLLLLLFAVFIVGHGVSAIAWNFQILLVSRVMIALTHAVFWSITSALVMRVAPRGKKQQALGWLSLGTALATILGLPLGRVIGQALNWRTTLGLIGVLALGVMILLFKLLPKLESKNSGSLKSVPIVLKRPLLLGVYAMTAIGITAHFTAYSYIEPYVLHITHMSEQVATSVLLVFGLSGAVASWLFGKFYPRNPDKFLQLTAGGLVVSLLAVWALGASEAAMFGLIFVWGIMISCMSLSMVARVLNYASDATDVASAMYSGIYNIGIGGGALVGGIVMRQQALGLSAIGLVGAVLAACGLGIYLWVYYRYNAQTQPENLVCVGRILVSDKRKR; this is encoded by the coding sequence ATGTTACACAAAAAAGATGCCACAAAAGTGGCTTATTTGCGCGTGCTGGCTTTGGCGGTGGCAGCGTTTATTTTTAACACAACAGAATTTATCCCAATCGCGCTGCTGACGGACATCGGCAAGGGTTTCAATATGCCTGTGGAAGACGTGGGTATTATGATGACGGTGTATGCGTGGGTGGTGTCGCTGATGTCGCTGCCGTTTATGCTGCTGACGGCAAACATGGAACGCCGCAAATTGCTGTTGCTGTTGTTTGCGGTGTTTATTGTGGGACACGGCGTGTCGGCAATCGCGTGGAATTTTCAGATTTTGTTGGTGTCGCGTGTGATGATTGCGCTGACCCATGCGGTGTTTTGGTCGATTACGTCTGCGCTGGTGATGCGTGTTGCGCCACGTGGCAAAAAGCAGCAAGCGTTGGGTTGGCTATCGCTCGGCACGGCGTTGGCAACGATTTTGGGCTTACCGTTGGGGCGCGTGATTGGGCAGGCGCTGAATTGGCGCACGACTTTGGGATTGATTGGCGTGCTGGCGTTGGGCGTGATGATTTTGTTGTTTAAATTGTTACCCAAACTGGAAAGCAAAAATTCAGGCAGCCTGAAAAGTGTGCCGATTGTGCTGAAACGTCCGCTTTTGCTGGGCGTGTATGCGATGACGGCGATTGGGATTACGGCGCATTTCACGGCGTATAGTTATATTGAGCCGTATGTGCTGCACATCACGCACATGAGCGAGCAGGTGGCAACGAGCGTGTTGCTGGTGTTTGGTTTGTCGGGCGCGGTGGCGAGCTGGCTGTTTGGGAAATTCTATCCGCGCAATCCCGATAAATTTTTGCAACTGACGGCTGGGGGCTTGGTGGTTTCTTTGCTGGCAGTTTGGGCGTTGGGCGCGAGTGAAGCGGCGATGTTTGGGCTGATTTTTGTGTGGGGGATTATGATTTCGTGCATGAGCTTGAGCATGGTGGCGCGTGTGCTGAATTATGCTTCAGACGCGACTGATGTGGCTTCGGCGATGTATTCGGGGATTTACAATATTGGGATTGGCGGCGGTGCGCTAGTGGGCGGTATTGTGATGCGTCAGCAGGCTTTGGGCTTGAGCGCGATTGGTTTGGTGGGCGCGGTGTTGGCGGCTTGCGGTTTGGGGATTTATTTGTGGGTGTACTACCGCTATAATGCACAAACGCAGCCTGAAAATTTGGTATGTGTAGGTCGGATACTTGTATCCGACAAACGCAAACGGTGA
- a CDS encoding 2Fe-2S iron-sulfur cluster-binding protein, which yields MSKITVSPSQTEFTANPDETLLTAAIRQGYNLPHSCQSGVCGSCAAKLISGSVRENQEYDDYVLSAEERAAGKILLCCSQTDEDIVLDMPSYAGAKAKTVRTLPSRMGKIELRSDVAVIRVTLPKAPPFIFHAGQYMEILLKDGSRSYSIASSTQQTESLEFHIRRRENGLFSTQLFSGSLKEGAIIRLRGPLGSFYLSDNHHKPLILLATGTGFAPIKSILAHIAQTQPERTLHVYHGVRQQTGLYDETALRELLAQLPNARYTPVLSQPENGWTGATGYVTAHVLRDYPDLSRHEVYACGLPKMVHDSRHAFVSQAQLPEAAYFSDVFTAHI from the coding sequence ATGTCCAAAATCACCGTATCTCCCAGCCAAACCGAATTCACAGCCAACCCCGATGAAACCCTATTAACTGCCGCCATTCGCCAAGGCTACAACTTACCCCATTCCTGCCAAAGCGGTGTGTGCGGTTCATGCGCCGCCAAACTTATTTCAGGCAGCGTGCGCGAAAACCAAGAATACGACGACTACGTTCTCTCCGCCGAAGAACGCGCCGCAGGCAAAATTCTATTGTGCTGTTCACAAACCGATGAAGACATCGTGCTAGACATGCCGTCCTACGCAGGCGCAAAAGCCAAGACCGTCCGCACCTTGCCCTCACGTATGGGCAAAATCGAATTGCGCAGCGACGTAGCCGTGATTCGCGTAACGCTGCCCAAAGCTCCCCCATTCATCTTCCACGCAGGGCAATACATGGAAATTCTGCTCAAAGACGGCAGTCGCAGCTATTCCATCGCCAGCAGCACCCAACAAACCGAATCGCTAGAATTTCACATTCGCCGCCGCGAAAACGGCTTATTTTCCACACAACTGTTTTCAGGCAGCCTGAAAGAAGGCGCGATTATCCGATTGCGCGGACCACTCGGCTCGTTCTATCTCAGCGACAATCATCACAAACCCCTGATTTTACTCGCAACAGGCACAGGATTTGCCCCCATCAAATCCATACTCGCCCACATCGCCCAAACGCAGCCTGAAAGAACATTGCACGTTTATCACGGCGTTCGTCAGCAAACAGGTTTATACGATGAAACCGCCTTGCGCGAATTACTCGCCCAGTTGCCAAACGCCCGTTACACCCCCGTGTTATCGCAGCCTGAAAACGGCTGGACAGGCGCGACAGGCTATGTAACCGCCCACGTTTTGCGCGACTATCCCGACTTAAGCCGACACGAAGTTTACGCCTGTGGCTTGCCCAAAATGGTACACGACAGCCGCCATGCGTTTGTCAGCCAAGCCCAGTTGCCCGAAGCCGCCTATTTCAGCGACGTGTTCACCGCTCACATTTAA
- a CDS encoding HIT family protein produces the protein MTCPICTAQNEEILWQNDRLRVIAVHNEANAPAFCRVIWHDHIAEMTDLQPEQRDEIMHTVYRVEAAMRQVLQPEKINLASLGNIVPHVHWHVIARFKEDACFPASIWAQPVREATFRLPEDWTAQVQALLNS, from the coding sequence ATGACTTGCCCCATCTGCACCGCCCAAAACGAAGAAATTCTCTGGCAAAACGACCGCTTGCGCGTGATAGCCGTCCACAACGAAGCCAATGCCCCCGCATTTTGCCGCGTGATTTGGCATGACCACATCGCCGAAATGACTGATTTGCAGCCTGAACAACGCGATGAAATCATGCACACCGTGTATCGCGTAGAAGCCGCCATGCGCCAAGTTTTGCAGCCTGAAAAAATCAATTTGGCTAGTTTGGGCAACATCGTGCCGCACGTTCATTGGCACGTCATCGCTCGTTTCAAAGAAGACGCGTGTTTTCCAGCGTCTATCTGGGCGCAACCCGTGCGCGAAGCCACTTTCAGGCTGCCTGAAGATTGGACAGCGCAAGTTCAAGCCTTATTAAATTCATAA
- a CDS encoding LD-carboxypeptidase, with protein sequence MAPTLSRRRLLQGTLVAAGSSLLSACGSSTPPQQATPVKPQNQPKRPTMNTQPTAVNTPRSAGDNTMRIFASSGFCEDPARIQAGLDRLAGSGFQITNHTAAYRRFQRFAGSDAERINDLQDVALGRVSTPKVLMGARGGYGAVRLLPHIDWGRLGARMREQQTLLFGFSDVTAIQLALLSQSGMPSFAGPMLYSEFAKPTPDTYTMDSFIRTTTASELTVAVPTYQAQRPRAMEGMLWGGNLSVLASLVGTPYMPKVQGGILFLEDVAEQPYRIERMLQTLHLAGILRSQQAIVLGDFRMGNIRDSYDSSYDLNTVAQTMSRVANVPVLSGFPFGHITNKTTFPLGAHARIQPDSVGGYQITFSGYPTLNPNALNLSALLPPPVFDFSAESGEVGADSEF encoded by the coding sequence ATGGCACCCACACTCTCACGTCGCCGCCTGTTGCAAGGCACATTAGTCGCCGCAGGCAGCAGCTTATTGAGTGCGTGTGGCAGCAGCACACCGCCGCAACAAGCCACACCCGTTAAACCCCAAAATCAACCCAAACGCCCAACCATGAACACACAACCCACAGCCGTAAACACCCCACGCAGCGCAGGCGACAACACCATGCGCATTTTCGCCTCATCAGGATTTTGCGAAGATCCAGCGCGTATTCAAGCAGGTTTAGACCGCTTGGCGGGCTCAGGTTTCCAAATCACCAACCACACCGCCGCCTATCGCCGTTTCCAACGCTTTGCAGGCAGCGATGCTGAACGCATTAACGATTTGCAAGACGTAGCGTTAGGGCGCGTCAGTACGCCGAAAGTGTTGATGGGTGCGCGTGGCGGTTATGGCGCAGTTCGCCTGTTGCCGCATATTGATTGGGGCAGATTGGGTGCGCGTATGCGTGAACAACAAACTTTGCTGTTTGGTTTCAGCGATGTAACCGCTATTCAGTTGGCATTGCTGTCTCAAAGTGGCATGCCAAGTTTTGCAGGACCGATGCTGTATAGCGAGTTTGCCAAACCCACGCCCGACACCTACACCATGGATAGCTTTATCCGCACGACTACGGCAAGTGAATTGACGGTTGCTGTGCCAACGTATCAAGCGCAGCGTCCACGCGCCATGGAAGGCATGCTGTGGGGCGGCAATTTGAGTGTGTTGGCTTCGCTGGTTGGTACGCCGTATATGCCGAAAGTGCAGGGCGGTATTTTGTTCTTGGAAGACGTGGCAGAGCAGCCGTATCGCATTGAACGCATGCTGCAAACGCTGCATTTGGCAGGCATTTTGCGCAGTCAACAAGCGATTGTGTTGGGCGATTTCCGCATGGGCAATATTCGCGATTCGTATGACAGCAGCTATGATTTGAACACGGTGGCGCAAACGATGTCGCGTGTGGCGAATGTGCCTGTGCTGTCGGGTTTTCCGTTTGGACATATTACGAATAAAACCACGTTCCCGTTGGGGGCGCATGCGCGTATTCAGCCCGATAGCGTAGGTGGTTATCAAATCACGTTTAGCGGTTATCCAACGCTGAACCCGAATGCGCTGAATTTGAGCGCGTTGCTGCCGCCGCCTGTGTTTGATTTCTCTGCTGAGAGTGGGGAAGTTGGCGCGGATAGCGAGTTTTAA
- a CDS encoding NAD(P)H-dependent flavin oxidoreductase yields MQNLFNPLTIRGKNLIPIVQGGMGVGISASSLSSAVARENGIGTIASVDLRHLHEDLLADSKVNPSEEKYTRLNRIALDREIQAAKAQSEGRGMIAVNVMKAVKDHAALVRQACESGVDAIVMGAGLPLDLPDLVGDYRKDVALLPILSESRGVGIVLKRWLKKGVLPDAIVIEHPAHAAGHLGASSVAGVNDEKFDFKRVLEETFKLFKQLDLEREKIPLILAGGMANFQKVSLALREWGANAVQVGTAFAVTKEGDAHINFKNTLAGVSREQVVEFMSVAGLPARGVATRFLSSYMKREEKLQANAKADQRRCTQGLNCLTSCGLRDGLPNAGQFCIDLKLAEAFRGEVDKGLFFRGKDPLPFGQSIKSVRETVEYLLTGNIHAA; encoded by the coding sequence ATGCAAAACTTATTCAATCCATTAACTATTCGTGGTAAAAACTTAATCCCGATCGTGCAAGGCGGTATGGGCGTAGGAATTTCGGCTTCCAGCTTGTCCAGCGCGGTTGCGCGTGAAAATGGCATCGGCACAATCGCCAGCGTGGATTTGCGCCATTTGCATGAAGACTTGTTGGCAGACAGCAAAGTCAATCCGAGTGAAGAAAAATACACGCGCTTAAATCGCATTGCGCTTGACCGTGAAATTCAGGCTGCCAAAGCGCAAAGTGAAGGGCGCGGCATGATTGCGGTGAATGTGATGAAGGCGGTGAAAGACCACGCGGCATTGGTGCGTCAGGCGTGTGAATCGGGCGTGGACGCGATTGTGATGGGGGCTGGGTTGCCGTTGGATTTACCTGATTTGGTGGGGGATTATCGGAAAGATGTGGCGTTGTTGCCGATTTTGTCGGAATCGCGCGGCGTGGGGATTGTGTTGAAACGCTGGCTGAAAAAGGGCGTGCTGCCTGATGCGATTGTGATTGAACATCCTGCTCACGCGGCTGGGCATTTGGGTGCGTCTTCGGTGGCGGGTGTGAATGATGAGAAGTTTGATTTTAAACGGGTTTTGGAGGAAACGTTTAAGCTGTTTAAGCAGTTAGATTTGGAGCGTGAGAAGATTCCGTTGATTTTGGCTGGCGGTATGGCGAATTTCCAAAAGGTGTCGTTGGCGTTGCGTGAATGGGGTGCGAATGCGGTTCAAGTCGGCACGGCGTTTGCGGTTACGAAAGAGGGGGATGCGCATATTAATTTTAAAAATACGCTGGCTGGGGTGTCGCGTGAGCAGGTGGTGGAATTTATGTCGGTGGCTGGGCTGCCTGCGCGTGGGGTGGCAACGCGTTTTCTGTCGAGCTATATGAAGCGTGAGGAGAAGTTGCAGGCGAATGCGAAAGCTGACCAACGTCGTTGTACGCAGGGGCTGAATTGTTTGACGAGCTGCGGTCTGCGTGATGGTTTGCCGAATGCAGGGCAGTTTTGTATTGATTTGAAATTGGCGGAGGCATTTCGTGGGGAGGTGGATAAGGGACTGTTTTTCCGTGGGAAAGACCCGTTGCCGTTTGGGCAATCAATTAAGTCGGTGCGTGAAACGGTGGAGTATTTATTAACGGGGAATATTCACGCAGCCTGA
- the ftsH gene encoding ATP-dependent zinc metalloprotease FtsH — MAFGIQTMRGDSKSTNSQLIEYSQFIQQVKAGSVNNVNIEGSPAGYEIKGERNDKSTFRTNAPLDDKLVETLINNNVRMKVTPEEKPSMLSSLFMSLLPVALLIGAWFWFMRMQSGGGKGGAFSFGKSRAKLLDKDTNTVKFADVAGCDEAKEEVQEIVDYLKAPNRYQSLGGRVPRGILLAGSPGTGKTLLAKAIAGEAGVPFFSISGSDFVEMFVGVGASRVRDMFEQAKKNAPCIIFIDEIDAVGRQRGAGLGGGNDEREQTLNQLLVEMDGFESNQTVIVIAATNRPDVLDPALQRPGRFDRQVVVPLPDIRGREAILNVHAKKVPLDESVDLTSLARGTPGFSGADLANLVNEAALFAGRRNKVKVDQSDFEDAKDKIYMGPERRSMVMHEDEKRATAYHEAGHAIVAESLPFTDPVHKVTIMPRGRALGLTWQLPERDRISMYKDQMLSQLAILFGGRIAEDIYVGRISTGASNDFERATQIARDMVTRYGMSDKMGVMVYAENEGEVFLGRSVTRSQNISEKTQQEVDEEVRRILDEQYAVAYKILSENRDKMETMCKALVEWETIDRDQVLEIMEGKQPSPPKDYSHNVRNEAEFDVLPETEEAKAEVEEPVAENTPAAETEMNTQPENSVAQQEEPKDKA, encoded by the coding sequence ATTGCTTTTGGTATTCAGACGATGCGTGGGGATAGCAAAAGCACCAATAGCCAGCTGATTGAATATTCTCAATTTATTCAGCAGGTTAAAGCAGGCAGCGTGAACAATGTGAATATTGAAGGCTCGCCTGCGGGCTATGAAATCAAGGGCGAGCGCAACGATAAATCAACGTTCCGCACCAATGCGCCGTTGGACGATAAATTGGTGGAAACGCTGATTAACAATAATGTTCGCATGAAAGTAACACCTGAAGAAAAACCGAGTATGCTCAGCAGCTTATTCATGAGTTTATTGCCTGTTGCGTTGCTGATTGGCGCGTGGTTTTGGTTTATGCGTATGCAATCGGGCGGCGGCAAGGGCGGTGCATTTTCGTTTGGTAAATCGCGTGCCAAATTGTTGGACAAAGATACCAACACCGTGAAATTTGCCGATGTGGCAGGCTGCGATGAAGCGAAAGAAGAAGTCCAAGAAATCGTAGATTATTTGAAAGCACCAAACCGCTATCAATCTTTGGGCGGTCGTGTGCCACGCGGTATTTTGTTGGCAGGTAGCCCAGGTACGGGTAAAACCTTGTTGGCAAAAGCGATTGCAGGCGAAGCGGGCGTACCATTTTTCAGCATTTCGGGTTCGGATTTCGTGGAAATGTTTGTCGGCGTGGGTGCAAGCCGTGTGCGCGATATGTTTGAGCAAGCGAAGAAAAACGCGCCTTGCATTATTTTTATTGATGAAATTGACGCGGTTGGTCGCCAACGCGGTGCAGGTTTGGGCGGCGGCAACGATGAACGCGAACAAACTTTGAACCAACTGTTAGTAGAAATGGACGGTTTTGAAAGCAATCAAACCGTGATTGTGATTGCTGCAACCAACCGCCCAGACGTGTTAGACCCAGCGTTGCAACGCCCAGGTCGTTTTGACCGTCAAGTGGTTGTGCCGTTACCAGATATTCGCGGTCGTGAAGCGATTTTGAATGTTCACGCGAAAAAAGTGCCGTTGGACGAAAGCGTGGATTTGACTTCATTGGCGCGTGGTACACCAGGCTTCTCTGGTGCTGATTTGGCAAACTTGGTAAACGAAGCCGCATTATTTGCAGGTCGTCGCAATAAAGTGAAAGTGGACCAAAGCGATTTTGAAGATGCAAAAGACAAAATCTACATGGGTCCTGAACGCCGCAGCATGGTGATGCACGAAGATGAAAAACGCGCAACAGCTTACCACGAAGCAGGCCATGCGATTGTGGCGGAAAGTTTGCCGTTTACCGACCCTGTTCACAAGGTTACGATTATGCCACGTGGACGTGCGTTGGGTTTGACCTGGCAGCTGCCTGAACGCGACCGCATTTCGATGTATAAAGACCAAATGTTGAGCCAGCTGGCGATTTTGTTTGGTGGCCGCATTGCCGAAGATATTTATGTGGGTCGCATTTCCACTGGCGCGTCAAATGACTTTGAACGTGCGACACAAATTGCGCGTGATATGGTGACTCGCTATGGTATGAGCGACAAAATGGGCGTGATGGTGTATGCAGAAAATGAAGGCGAAGTGTTCTTGGGTCGCAGCGTAACACGTTCACAAAATATTTCTGAAAAAACGCAGCAAGAAGTGGACGAGGAAGTGCGCCGTATCTTGGACGAGCAATATGCTGTTGCCTACAAAATTTTGAGCGAAAATCGCGACAAAATGGAAACGATGTGCAAAGCGTTGGTTGAGTGGGAAACGATTGACCGCGACCAAGTTTTGGAAATCATGGAAGGCAAACAGCCTAGTCCGCCAAAAGATTACAGCCACAATGTTCGCAATGAGGCGGAATTTGATGTGTTACCTGAAACGGAAGAAGCGAAAGCTGAAGTGGAAGAGCCTGTTGCAGAAAATACGCCAGCAGCAGAAACGGAAATGAATACGCAGCCTGAAAATTCTGTTGCACAACAGGAAGAACCAAAAGATAAAGCGTAA
- a CDS encoding RlmE family RNA methyltransferase: MVQRSKSSPAWMHEHVNDPYVKRAQKDGYRARAAYKLLEINEKDKLIKQGTVLADLGSAPGSWSQIAAKLVGKSGKVFALDILPMEHLEGVDFIQGDFREDDVLAQFENLLGNRPLDLVICDMAPNMSGNDTIDQARSFYLCELALDFAREHLKTGGNFLVKVFQGTGYQEYLAAMREVFATVQTRKPEASRNRSSEIYLLGKNKR, from the coding sequence ATGGTACAACGCTCAAAATCTTCCCCCGCATGGATGCACGAACATGTGAACGACCCGTATGTGAAACGGGCGCAAAAAGACGGTTATCGTGCGCGCGCCGCATACAAATTATTGGAAATCAACGAAAAAGACAAACTGATTAAACAAGGTACGGTGTTAGCCGACTTGGGCAGCGCGCCCGGTAGTTGGTCGCAAATTGCCGCCAAATTGGTAGGCAAATCAGGCAAAGTGTTCGCGCTGGATATTCTGCCAATGGAGCATTTAGAAGGCGTGGATTTCATTCAAGGCGATTTTCGTGAAGACGACGTGTTGGCACAATTTGAAAATTTGCTCGGCAATCGTCCGCTAGACCTTGTAATTTGCGATATGGCACCCAATATGTCGGGGAACGATACGATTGACCAAGCGCGCAGTTTTTATTTGTGCGAACTGGCGTTAGATTTTGCGCGTGAGCATTTGAAAACAGGCGGTAATTTTTTGGTTAAAGTATTCCAAGGCACAGGTTATCAAGAATATTTGGCAGCCATGCGCGAAGTGTTTGCCACCGTGCAAACGCGCAAACCTGAGGCGTCGCGCAATCGTTCTAGTGAGATTTATTTATTAGGCAAAAATAAACGCTGA
- a CDS encoding ferredoxin--NADP reductase has translation MAAFNTQEVLSVHHWTDAYFSFTCTRDESLRFENGQFVMIGLMVDGKPLMRAYSVASANWEEHLEFFSIKVQDGPLTSRLQHLKVGDEILISKKPTGTLIASDLNEGGKHLYLLSTGTGLAPFLSVTRDPEIYEQYEKVILVHGVRHKQDLAYYDHFTQDLPNHEFLGELVREKLVYYPVVSREPFEHQGRLTDLMKSGKMFEDLGLPPINPKDDRAMLCGSMPMNADTAAILDSFGLVASPKTGVRGDYLIERAFVEQ, from the coding sequence ATGGCAGCATTCAACACCCAAGAAGTTCTCTCCGTACACCACTGGACAGACGCCTATTTTTCATTCACCTGCACACGCGACGAAAGTTTACGTTTTGAAAACGGACAGTTCGTCATGATTGGTTTAATGGTAGATGGTAAACCCCTCATGCGTGCATACAGCGTTGCCAGCGCAAACTGGGAAGAACATCTAGAATTTTTCAGCATCAAAGTACAAGACGGCCCACTTACCAGCCGCTTGCAACACCTAAAAGTCGGCGACGAAATCCTCATCAGCAAAAAACCAACAGGCACACTCATTGCCAGTGATTTGAATGAAGGTGGCAAACACTTATATCTGCTTTCAACAGGCACAGGTTTAGCCCCATTCTTGAGCGTAACCCGCGACCCAGAAATTTACGAACAATACGAAAAAGTGATTTTGGTACACGGCGTGCGCCACAAACAAGATTTAGCATATTACGACCATTTCACCCAAGACTTGCCAAATCACGAATTTTTAGGCGAATTGGTGCGTGAAAAATTGGTTTACTATCCAGTCGTTTCGCGCGAACCATTTGAACACCAAGGCCGCTTAACTGATTTGATGAAGTCAGGCAAAATGTTTGAAGACTTAGGTTTGCCGCCCATCAATCCAAAAGACGACCGCGCCATGTTGTGCGGCAGCATGCCAATGAATGCAGACACCGCTGCCATTTTGGACAGCTTCGGTTTAGTAGCTTCTCCAAAAACAGGCGTTCGCGGCGATTATTTAATTGAACGCGCGTTTGTAGAACAGTAA
- the gloA2 gene encoding SMU1112c/YaeR family gloxylase I-like metalloprotein: MKHHHTALICSDYTTAKHFYTEILGFTILAEHYRPERQSYKLDLGIGQEYVLELFTFPNPPKRITQPEACGLRHISFTIPDPESYRAELQAKGVSCEPIRIDEYTGKSFFFIFDPDGLPIEFYQE; encoded by the coding sequence ATGAAACATCATCACACCGCCCTAATCTGTTCCGACTACACCACCGCCAAGCATTTTTACACCGAAATCCTAGGCTTCACTATCCTAGCCGAACACTACCGCCCAGAACGCCAGTCTTACAAACTAGATTTAGGCATTGGGCAAGAATACGTTTTAGAACTCTTCACATTCCCCAATCCTCCCAAACGTATCACGCAGCCTGAAGCCTGCGGATTACGCCACATCTCATTCACCATCCCAGACCCCGAAAGCTATCGCGCCGAATTGCAAGCCAAAGGCGTAAGCTGCGAACCTATCCGCATAGATGAATATACAGGCAAAAGTTTTTTCTTTATTTTTGACCCAGACGGATTGCCCATCGAATTTTATCAAGAATAA